From the genome of Anopheles moucheti chromosome 3, idAnoMoucSN_F20_07, whole genome shotgun sequence, one region includes:
- the LOC128305837 gene encoding platelet-derived growth factor receptor beta-like: protein MLPNLPGILICEVSSSPGIKTTETLLQVQQNIDNEIKTYFIMLILALATIFLVLLIVTCITCVHKKSSGKNSVEGDPHVNPEDVLAKVHQFQRQKVQLVEKLEQGEYGVYWKAIVSGVAGDPTMEIQAIAKEAVGQYNQQALRTELETYLHVGHHVNILNLLGIVRENMEHGELYIITEYCRFGNLKDFLVQNRYAFRDDSSSELLVYDSGNADFSSSFTARRSFNKLDLLNWSYQIACALQFLVSRGLVYGNLSARNVLLGECNIVKLSNFAVPRRMRSISKLTQTNVLSLERMAPECLQSGPFTSSSDVWSYAVLLWELFALGCDPCWGTIPHESLQGSLECETRLPQPEYASDEVYQIMRSCWKQDPVVRPSFAELCHKLYSMIPSTHIINYEELRNVYSCINAVDSAIL, encoded by the exons ATGCTGCCCAACTTACCTGGTATTCTTATATGTGAGGTTTCATCGAGTCCAGGAATCAAAACCACTGAAACGCTACTTCAGGTACAACAAAACATTGACaacgaaattaaaacataCTTCATCATGCTGATTCTAGCGCTCGCAACGATATTTCTCGTCCTGCTGATTGTTACTTGCATCACGTGTGTTCATAAAAAGTCTTCAGGAAAAAATAGTGTCGAAGGTGATCCACACGTAAACCCAGAAGATGTTCTAGCAAAAGTACATCAATTCCAACGACAAAAGGTACAACTTGTTGAGAAGCTAGAACAGGGTGAGTATGGTGTGTACTGGAAAGCAATCGTGTCGGGAGTTGCCGGTGATCCCACGATGGAGATTCAAGCAATAGCAAAGGAAGCCGTTGGGCAATACAATCAGCAAGCACTACGGACGGAACTCGAGACGTACTTACATGTGGGACATCATGTAAACATCCTAAATTTACTGGGCATCGTTAGGGAAAATATGGAGCATG GAGAGCTTTACATAATAACGGAATACTGTCGATTTGGCAATCTGAAAGATTTTTTAGTGCAGAACCGGTACGCATTTCGGGACGATAGTAGCAGTGAGCTGTTGGTCTATGATTCTGG TAACGCTGATTTTTCAAGCTCGTTTACTGCAAGACGCAGCTTTAACAAGTTGGATCTGCTGAACTGGTCGTATCAAATCGCATGCGCTTTACAATTTCTCGTATCCCGTGGGTTGGTGTATGGGAACCTGTCCGCTCGCAATGTACTGCTCGGTGAGTGTAATATTGTGAAGCTCAGTAACTTTGCAGTACCTCGCCGAATGCGCTCCATTAGCAAACTCACCCAAACGAACGTTCTATCGCTAGAGCGCATGGCTCCGGAATGTCTTCAAAGTGGTCCGTTTACTAGTAGCTCTGACGTATGGTCGTACGCTGTACTACTGTGGGAGTTGTTTGCATTGGGGTGTGATCCTTGCTGGGGTACAATACCGCATGAAAGTTTACAGGGTAGTTTAGAGTGCGAAACTAGATTACCCCAACCGGAGTATGCGAGTGATGAGGTATACCAGATCATGAGGAGCTGCTGGAAGCAAGACCCTGTAGTGAGACCAAGCTTCGCTGAACTGTGCCACAAATTATACAGTATGATTCCAAGCACCCATATAATA AATTATGAAGAATTGAGAAATGTGTACTCTTGTATAAATGCGGTAGACAGTGCAATTTTGTAG